The proteins below come from a single Burkholderia contaminans genomic window:
- a CDS encoding methylamine dehydrogenase light chain, with translation MGLFDSWFERSARGVAQHSSRRSAMAKLGKVLVGTAMLPLLPVDRTAYAADAASGASAASGGAASGASDDPMSCDYWKYCAIDGWLCSCCGGTSSSCPPGTTPSPITWIGTCRNPHDGSDYIVSYNDCCGKTSCGKCFCNRNEREKPLYKLSLNNDINWCMANGNSNYHCSVSVLLGAAKQ, from the coding sequence ATGGGCTTGTTTGATTCATGGTTCGAGCGGTCGGCGCGCGGCGTCGCGCAGCACAGTTCGCGGCGCAGCGCGATGGCGAAGCTCGGCAAGGTGCTGGTGGGAACGGCGATGCTGCCGCTGCTGCCCGTCGATCGCACCGCGTATGCGGCCGATGCGGCATCGGGCGCTTCAGCCGCTTCCGGCGGCGCCGCATCGGGAGCGAGCGACGACCCGATGAGCTGCGACTACTGGAAATACTGCGCGATCGACGGCTGGCTGTGCAGTTGCTGCGGCGGCACGTCGAGCAGTTGCCCGCCGGGCACGACGCCTTCGCCGATCACGTGGATCGGCACCTGCCGCAATCCGCACGACGGTTCGGACTACATCGTGTCGTACAACGATTGCTGCGGCAAGACGTCGTGTGGCAAGTGCTTCTGCAACCGCAACGAGCGCGAGAAGCCGCTGTACAAGCTGTCGCTGAACAACGACATCAACTGGTGCATGGCCAACGGAAATTCGAACTATCACTGTTCGGTTTCGGTTCTGCTGGGAGCCGCAAAACAATGA
- a CDS encoding isocitrate lyase: MAQYQDDIKAVAGLKENHGSAWNAISPEYAARMRAQNKFKTGLDIAKYTAKIMRADMAAYDADPAKYTQSLGCWHGFIGQQKMISIKKHFNSTERRYLYLSGWMVAALRSEFGPLPDQSMHEKTSVSALIRELYTFLRQADARELGGLFRELDAAKDATAKAAIQDKIDNHVTHVVPIIADIDAGFGNAEATYLLAKQFIEAGACCIQIENQVSDEKQCGHQDGKVTVPHEDFLAKIRAIRYAFLELGVDDGIIVARTDSLGAGLTKQIAVTNTPGDLGDQYNSFLDCEELSADQLGNGDVVIKRDGKLLRPKRLPSNLFQFRAGTGEARCVLDCITSLQNGADLLWIETEKPHIAQIGGMVSEIRKVIPNAKLVYNNSPSFNWTLNFRQQAYDAMKAEGKDVSAYDRAQLMSVEYDETELAKLADEKIRTFQADASREAGIFHHLITLPTYHTAALSTDNLAKEYFGDQGMLGYVAGVQRKEIRQGIACVKHQNMSGSDIGDDHKEYFSGEAALKAAGKDNTMNQF, translated from the coding sequence ATGGCCCAGTATCAAGACGACATCAAGGCAGTTGCCGGTTTGAAAGAAAACCACGGCAGCGCATGGAATGCGATCAGCCCCGAGTACGCCGCCCGCATGCGTGCCCAGAACAAGTTCAAGACGGGCCTGGACATCGCCAAGTACACCGCGAAGATCATGCGCGCCGACATGGCCGCCTACGACGCCGACCCGGCCAAGTACACGCAGTCGCTGGGTTGCTGGCACGGCTTCATCGGCCAGCAGAAGATGATCTCCATCAAGAAGCACTTCAACAGCACCGAACGCCGCTACCTGTACCTGTCCGGCTGGATGGTCGCTGCGCTGCGTTCCGAGTTCGGCCCGCTGCCGGACCAGTCGATGCACGAAAAGACTTCGGTCAGCGCGCTGATCCGCGAGCTGTACACGTTCCTGCGCCAGGCCGACGCCCGTGAACTCGGCGGCCTGTTCCGCGAGCTCGACGCCGCCAAGGACGCCACCGCGAAGGCCGCAATCCAGGACAAGATCGACAACCACGTCACGCACGTCGTGCCGATCATTGCCGACATCGACGCCGGTTTCGGCAACGCGGAAGCCACGTACCTGCTGGCCAAGCAGTTCATCGAAGCAGGCGCATGCTGCATCCAGATCGAAAACCAGGTGTCCGACGAGAAGCAGTGCGGCCACCAGGACGGCAAGGTCACGGTGCCGCACGAGGACTTCCTCGCGAAGATCCGCGCGATCCGCTACGCGTTCCTGGAACTGGGCGTGGACGACGGCATCATCGTCGCCCGTACCGACTCGCTGGGCGCCGGCCTGACCAAGCAGATCGCCGTGACCAACACGCCGGGCGACCTGGGCGACCAGTACAACTCTTTCCTCGACTGCGAAGAACTGTCGGCCGACCAGCTGGGCAACGGTGACGTCGTCATCAAGCGCGACGGCAAGCTGCTGCGTCCGAAGCGCCTGCCGAGCAACCTGTTCCAGTTCCGCGCCGGCACGGGCGAAGCGCGCTGCGTGCTCGACTGCATCACGTCGCTGCAAAACGGCGCCGACCTGCTGTGGATCGAAACCGAAAAACCGCATATCGCCCAGATCGGCGGCATGGTCAGCGAAATCCGCAAGGTCATCCCGAACGCGAAGCTGGTGTACAACAACAGCCCGTCGTTCAACTGGACGCTGAACTTCCGTCAGCAGGCGTACGACGCGATGAAGGCCGAGGGCAAGGACGTGTCGGCCTACGACCGTGCGCAGCTGATGAGCGTGGAATACGACGAGACGGAACTGGCCAAGCTGGCCGACGAGAAGATCCGTACGTTCCAGGCCGACGCATCGCGTGAAGCAGGCATCTTCCATCACCTGATCACGCTTCCGACGTACCACACCGCCGCGCTGTCGACCGACAACCTGGCCAAGGAATACTTCGGCGACCAGGGCATGCTGGGCTACGTGGCCGGCGTGCAGCGCAAGGAAATCCGCCAGGGTATCGCCTGCGTGAAGCACCAGAACATGTCCGGCTCGGACATCGGTGACGATCACAAGGAATACTTCAGCGGCGAAGCAGCGCTGAAGGCGGCAGGCAAGGACAACACGATGAACCAGTTCTGA
- a CDS encoding aldehyde dehydrogenase family protein, with the protein METNEHFPLLDATRAFLAKPKQMLIGAEWCDAASCRRLDVVNPADGSVLAHVPEADEHDVQQAIAAARRAFDAGPWRSAKTTDRERLLLALADLIDANARELAEIESLDNGKPVTVAQGLDVAMAAQCFRYMAGWATKIEGSVIDAGMPYMPDSEIFTYTRKEPVGVVGAIIPWNFPLLMAAWKLAPALATGCTVVLKPAEDTPLSALRLGELIQAAGFPDGVVNIVTGYGHTAGAALSRDPRIDKIAFTGSTQTGKTIGHAALDNMTRMSLELGGKSPVIVLPDVDPDKAALGVANAIFFNQGQVCTAGSRAYIHAKVFDDVIERVAKIAASLKIGPGMDPSTQIGPLVSAKQRQRVCGYIDSGFGEGARAAVGGRAIDGPGFFVEPTVLVDTTQAMRVVREEIFGPVLVAMPFDDVDTAVQLANDTPYGLGASIWSNDLSAIHKLIPRIAAGTVWVNCHSLLDNAMPFGGMKQSGFGRELGRAVIDQYTESKSVMMNYA; encoded by the coding sequence ATGGAGACGAACGAACATTTCCCGCTGCTCGACGCCACGCGCGCGTTTCTCGCGAAGCCTAAACAGATGCTGATCGGCGCCGAGTGGTGCGATGCGGCGTCGTGCCGCCGGCTCGACGTCGTGAACCCGGCCGACGGCAGCGTGCTCGCGCATGTGCCCGAAGCGGACGAGCACGACGTGCAGCAGGCCATCGCCGCCGCGCGGCGCGCGTTCGACGCGGGGCCGTGGCGCTCCGCGAAGACCACCGACCGCGAGCGCCTGCTGCTGGCGCTGGCCGACCTGATCGACGCGAATGCGCGCGAACTGGCCGAGATCGAGTCGCTCGACAACGGCAAGCCGGTGACGGTGGCGCAGGGGCTCGATGTCGCGATGGCCGCGCAGTGCTTCCGCTACATGGCCGGCTGGGCGACGAAGATCGAAGGCAGCGTGATTGACGCGGGCATGCCGTATATGCCGGACAGTGAAATCTTCACCTATACGCGCAAGGAACCCGTCGGCGTGGTCGGCGCGATCATTCCGTGGAATTTCCCGCTGCTGATGGCCGCGTGGAAGCTCGCCCCGGCACTGGCCACGGGCTGCACCGTCGTGTTGAAACCCGCGGAAGACACGCCGCTCAGCGCGTTGCGGCTTGGCGAGCTGATCCAGGCGGCCGGCTTTCCCGACGGCGTCGTCAACATCGTCACCGGTTACGGTCACACGGCCGGCGCCGCGCTGTCGCGCGATCCGCGCATCGACAAGATCGCGTTCACGGGCTCGACGCAGACGGGCAAGACGATCGGCCACGCGGCGCTCGACAACATGACGCGAATGTCGCTCGAACTGGGCGGCAAGTCGCCGGTGATCGTGTTGCCCGACGTCGATCCCGACAAGGCCGCACTCGGCGTGGCGAACGCGATCTTCTTCAACCAGGGGCAGGTATGCACGGCCGGGTCGCGCGCGTACATCCATGCGAAGGTGTTCGACGACGTGATCGAGCGCGTCGCGAAGATCGCCGCGAGCCTGAAGATCGGCCCGGGGATGGACCCGTCGACGCAGATCGGCCCGCTCGTCTCGGCAAAGCAGCGCCAGCGCGTGTGCGGCTATATCGACTCGGGCTTCGGCGAGGGCGCCCGCGCCGCCGTGGGCGGCCGTGCGATCGACGGCCCCGGCTTCTTCGTCGAACCCACCGTGCTGGTCGACACGACGCAGGCGATGCGCGTCGTGCGCGAGGAGATCTTCGGGCCGGTGCTCGTCGCGATGCCGTTCGACGACGTCGATACGGCCGTGCAACTCGCCAACGACACGCCCTACGGCCTCGGCGCGAGCATCTGGTCGAACGATCTTTCCGCGATCCACAAGCTGATCCCGCGCATCGCGGCCGGCACGGTGTGGGTCAACTGCCACTCGCTGCTCGACAACGCGATGCCGTTCGGCGGAATGAAGCAGTCGGGTTTCGGTCGCGAACTCGGCCGTGCCGTGATCGACCAGTACACGGAAAGCAAGTCGGTGATGATGAACTACGCATGA
- a CDS encoding c-type cytochrome: MLIGAVGGLTAAPVHAEGAADAALARQHWVLNCMGCHTATGDGIPGKVPPLANSLGYFTHLPAGREYVMRVPGASNSALSDQDLADVLNWVLTTMNRDALPRDFKPYTAAEVAAHRRPAFSDVATVRAGLVRALQARGIDGVTDRY; encoded by the coding sequence ATGCTGATCGGGGCGGTCGGTGGTTTGACCGCGGCACCCGTGCATGCCGAAGGCGCCGCCGACGCGGCGCTCGCGCGGCAGCACTGGGTGCTCAACTGCATGGGCTGCCACACGGCGACGGGCGATGGTATCCCCGGCAAGGTGCCGCCGCTCGCCAACTCGCTCGGCTATTTCACGCATCTGCCGGCCGGGCGCGAGTACGTGATGCGCGTGCCCGGCGCGTCGAACTCGGCGCTGTCGGACCAGGATCTGGCCGACGTGCTCAACTGGGTACTCACGACCATGAACCGCGATGCACTGCCGCGCGACTTCAAGCCTTATACGGCCGCCGAAGTCGCCGCGCACCGCCGTCCTGCCTTTTCCGACGTCGCGACCGTGCGCGCCGGCCTCGTGCGCGCATTGCAGGCACGGGGGATCGACGGCGTCACCGATCGCTACTGA
- a CDS encoding c-type cytochrome has protein sequence MKGKQAGKRVVASMTAVAAFTLAGAAGAQEAVHYPAGKSLFDAQCAVCHQAGGKGQDGLAPPLTEYPGKYATAEPGRAQLVATLLHGMFGEITVRDKHYNFKMPSFASASDDDIAHVLNYVVFDLNAQHGDAKPFTAADIRAARAKAMDGTAVHAQREVVVKGLGL, from the coding sequence ATGAAAGGGAAGCAAGCGGGAAAGCGCGTCGTCGCGAGCATGACGGCCGTGGCGGCCTTCACGCTGGCTGGGGCCGCCGGCGCACAGGAAGCCGTGCATTACCCGGCCGGCAAGAGCCTGTTCGATGCGCAATGCGCGGTGTGCCACCAGGCGGGCGGAAAGGGGCAGGACGGCCTTGCGCCGCCGCTCACCGAGTATCCGGGCAAGTACGCGACCGCCGAGCCTGGGCGCGCGCAACTGGTCGCGACGCTGCTGCATGGGATGTTCGGCGAGATCACGGTGCGCGACAAGCATTACAACTTCAAGATGCCGTCGTTCGCGAGCGCGAGCGACGACGATATCGCGCACGTGCTCAACTACGTCGTGTTCGATCTCAACGCGCAGCATGGTGACGCGAAGCCGTTCACGGCGGCCGATATCCGCGCGGCGCGCGCGAAGGCGATGGACGGCACGGCCGTTCATGCTCAGCGCGAAGTCGTCGTCAAGGGGCTCGGCCTGTGA
- a CDS encoding AMP-binding protein, whose protein sequence is MAITDFFDRGWRTAPDKIAFIADDRNFTYKEIGELSCRVGNALLSRGLEREAKGAVLASNDPTAWGCVLGMWRAGMAWVPVNPANPPEEIQRLLDGFDCEVLFCHEQFLPLVEGIRPGLTKLHTVISLGQSPEAASTAGAITLSSLTEGASDSIPGHIPEQDALAGVMPTGGTTGAPKGAMNTHRSLSVSALHQMFAAPYASDEPIVNLVAAPMTHAAGTLTLPCTARAGTIVVMNRMDLHLLVDLIEKHRVTELYLPPTVIYRLLEMPGIEKRDFSSLKYFIYGAAPMSTEKLRRAIEVFGPVMFQGYGQAEAPSAIAFMRPEEHFRDGKIAEDARLSAAGRPAPFVRVEVLDESGKILPVGETGEICVRGDLLMAGYYKAPDKTAETIIDGWLHTGDVGYLDSEGFLHITDRKKDMIISGGFNVYPSEVEQVIWTHPAVQDCAVIGIPDADWGEAVTAVIELNQGAEATAEEIIAYCRPKLGGIKTPKKVVFIDALPRSPNGKVLKKDVREPFWRDKSRRI, encoded by the coding sequence ATGGCTATTACTGATTTCTTCGATCGCGGATGGCGGACGGCGCCGGATAAGATTGCCTTTATCGCGGATGATCGCAATTTCACTTACAAGGAGATTGGCGAGCTGTCCTGTCGTGTCGGCAACGCGCTACTGAGCCGCGGTCTCGAGCGCGAAGCAAAGGGCGCGGTACTGGCGAGCAATGACCCCACGGCGTGGGGGTGCGTGCTTGGGATGTGGCGTGCCGGGATGGCTTGGGTCCCGGTCAATCCAGCCAATCCGCCGGAGGAGATCCAGCGTCTTCTGGATGGATTCGACTGCGAAGTGCTGTTCTGCCACGAGCAGTTCCTCCCGCTAGTCGAAGGAATCCGTCCAGGCCTTACGAAATTGCATACCGTGATCTCGTTGGGTCAAAGTCCCGAAGCAGCATCAACGGCCGGCGCAATTACGCTCTCCTCTCTCACGGAAGGTGCATCTGATTCGATTCCGGGCCACATCCCCGAGCAGGACGCCTTGGCCGGCGTCATGCCGACCGGTGGAACAACAGGCGCGCCCAAAGGGGCAATGAACACCCACCGAAGTTTGTCGGTGAGCGCCTTGCACCAGATGTTCGCGGCCCCGTATGCGTCCGACGAGCCGATCGTGAATCTTGTCGCGGCGCCAATGACACATGCCGCTGGCACGCTCACCCTGCCGTGCACCGCACGCGCGGGTACGATCGTGGTGATGAACCGAATGGACCTACATCTCCTGGTGGACCTGATCGAGAAACATCGTGTCACGGAGTTGTATCTCCCGCCCACGGTCATCTATCGCCTGTTGGAGATGCCCGGAATCGAGAAGCGAGATTTCTCGTCGTTGAAGTACTTCATCTATGGCGCGGCGCCCATGTCGACCGAGAAGTTGCGCCGTGCCATTGAAGTATTTGGTCCCGTGATGTTTCAAGGATATGGCCAGGCCGAAGCACCTTCGGCGATTGCGTTCATGCGCCCGGAAGAACACTTCCGTGACGGAAAAATCGCCGAAGATGCGCGCTTGTCGGCCGCCGGACGCCCCGCACCATTTGTGCGAGTGGAAGTGCTCGACGAGAGCGGCAAGATCCTTCCCGTTGGCGAGACCGGTGAGATCTGCGTGCGCGGCGACTTGTTGATGGCGGGCTATTACAAGGCACCCGACAAAACCGCCGAGACGATCATCGATGGCTGGCTACATACCGGCGACGTCGGCTATCTGGACTCCGAGGGTTTTCTTCATATTACCGACCGCAAGAAGGACATGATCATCAGCGGGGGATTCAATGTCTACCCGAGCGAGGTCGAACAAGTCATCTGGACGCACCCGGCGGTTCAAGACTGCGCCGTTATCGGCATTCCCGATGCCGACTGGGGCGAGGCAGTCACGGCGGTGATCGAGCTCAATCAGGGTGCCGAAGCAACCGCGGAAGAAATCATTGCATATTGCCGCCCAAAGTTGGGGGGAATCAAAACGCCGAAGAAGGTCGTCTTTATCGACGCACTTCCTCGCAGCCCGAACGGCAAGGTTCTGAAAAAAGACGTACGTGAGCCGTTCTGGCGGGATAAATCACGAAGAATTTGA
- the mauD gene encoding methylamine dehydrogenase accessory protein MauD, translating to MMQTALTVSTALLWVAVLALGAICLALVRQIGILYERIMPAGALMIDKGPAVGAIAPTFELTDIRGSQVKVGGFDASGKATLLFFLSPTCPVCKKLLPLLPSLQASEATPVNIVLASDGDADEHARFARKHDLGRFPYVLSQELGLAYQIGKLPYAVLLDESGTVRAKGLVNTREHLESLFEAKERGVASLQQFVHGDHGHDHDAHAQHA from the coding sequence ATGATGCAAACCGCTCTCACCGTTTCCACCGCCCTGCTGTGGGTGGCCGTCCTCGCGCTCGGCGCGATCTGTCTCGCGCTGGTGCGCCAGATCGGCATCCTGTACGAACGCATCATGCCGGCCGGCGCATTGATGATCGACAAGGGGCCGGCGGTCGGCGCGATCGCGCCGACATTCGAACTGACCGACATTCGCGGCTCGCAGGTGAAGGTCGGCGGCTTCGACGCGTCGGGCAAGGCGACGCTGCTGTTCTTCCTGTCGCCCACGTGCCCCGTCTGCAAGAAGTTGCTGCCGCTGCTGCCGTCGCTGCAGGCAAGCGAAGCGACGCCGGTGAACATCGTGCTCGCGAGCGACGGCGATGCCGACGAACACGCGCGCTTCGCGCGCAAACACGATCTCGGGCGCTTCCCGTACGTGCTGTCGCAGGAGCTCGGCCTCGCGTACCAGATCGGCAAGCTGCCGTATGCGGTGCTGCTCGACGAAAGCGGAACGGTGCGCGCGAAGGGGCTCGTCAACACGCGCGAGCATCTCGAGAGCCTGTTCGAGGCGAAGGAGCGCGGCGTCGCGTCGCTGCAGCAGTTCGTGCACGGCGATCACGGCCACGACCACGACGCGCACGCGCAGCACGCATGA
- a CDS encoding MauE/DoxX family redox-associated membrane protein, translating to MTLDPVLATSAQAGAAVVVLLGAFAKMRRPAAFSRALAGYRLLPDALTAPVAFAIPLAEAIGAAALLFPDTRTTGAVGPVALLVAFAAAIAINLLRGHTDIDCGCSGFAAARADAPRGIGWLHVGRALLLAALAATALVEPGARAVVWFDYLTLFFSVLLIVCALLTVDVLLANGPRLSHLRNS from the coding sequence ATGACACTCGATCCCGTACTTGCCACCAGCGCGCAGGCCGGCGCGGCCGTCGTCGTGCTGCTCGGCGCGTTCGCGAAGATGCGCCGGCCCGCCGCGTTCAGCCGTGCGCTCGCCGGCTACCGGCTGCTGCCCGACGCGCTGACCGCGCCCGTCGCGTTCGCGATTCCGCTCGCGGAGGCGATCGGCGCCGCGGCGCTGCTGTTTCCCGATACGCGCACGACCGGCGCGGTCGGCCCGGTCGCGTTGCTCGTGGCCTTCGCCGCCGCGATTGCGATCAATCTCCTGCGCGGCCACACCGACATCGATTGCGGCTGTTCCGGCTTCGCGGCGGCGCGCGCCGATGCGCCGCGCGGCATCGGCTGGCTGCACGTCGGGCGCGCGCTGCTGCTCGCCGCGCTGGCCGCGACCGCGCTCGTCGAGCCGGGCGCACGCGCGGTCGTGTGGTTCGACTACCTGACGCTGTTCTTCTCCGTGCTGCTGATCGTCTGCGCGCTGCTCACCGTCGACGTGCTGCTCGCCAACGGTCCGCGCCTTTCCCACCTGAGGAATTCATGA
- a CDS encoding SDR family NAD(P)-dependent oxidoreductase → MFKDQVVVITGAGSGIGRALAIELALKGARLALSDISESGLAQTLAQLPVGVSAGSYVLDVSNREAMLRHADDVVRDFGQIDFVINNAGTSVLATVEHATLEEFEKVIGINLWGVIYGTKAFLPMMLARRQGCIVNVSSVFGLVATPCSAAYTISKFGVRGLTETLWQELEGTGVRAVLVHPGGINTGISKVPKAAHETEFERRLLAANKRQMTTTPEQCAREIVAGLVRGNKRLLVGNGARSLQWIARLFPDSYGTLVRRKLGV, encoded by the coding sequence GTGTTCAAAGACCAGGTTGTAGTCATCACCGGCGCCGGCTCGGGCATCGGCCGCGCATTAGCGATCGAGCTGGCGCTTAAGGGCGCGCGTCTCGCGTTGTCGGACATAAGCGAGAGCGGGCTAGCGCAGACACTTGCGCAACTGCCAGTCGGCGTCTCGGCCGGTTCATATGTGCTGGATGTTTCAAACCGGGAGGCAATGCTCCGCCATGCCGATGACGTTGTCAGAGACTTCGGTCAAATAGACTTCGTCATTAATAACGCTGGTACCTCGGTGCTAGCCACAGTCGAACACGCGACGCTCGAGGAATTCGAGAAAGTCATCGGAATCAACCTGTGGGGTGTGATCTACGGCACGAAGGCGTTTTTACCAATGATGTTGGCCAGACGTCAAGGCTGCATCGTAAATGTGTCGAGCGTTTTCGGATTGGTGGCAACACCATGCTCAGCTGCTTACACGATCTCCAAGTTCGGCGTACGCGGGCTAACAGAGACACTGTGGCAGGAACTTGAAGGTACCGGTGTGAGAGCTGTCCTCGTGCATCCCGGGGGCATTAACACCGGTATCAGCAAGGTACCCAAAGCCGCGCATGAGACGGAATTCGAGCGCCGGCTATTGGCTGCCAACAAGCGGCAGATGACCACCACACCCGAGCAGTGCGCGCGAGAGATCGTGGCGGGCCTCGTGCGAGGAAACAAGCGACTGCTGGTGGGAAATGGCGCTCGCTCATTGCAATGGATTGCTCGACTGTTTCCAGACAGCTACGGCACGCTCGTGCGTCGCAAGTTGGGCGTCTAG
- a CDS encoding OmpW/AlkL family protein: MWNLKGAGTASVAGLMLFAGSIDGAYAQAAGSNVLSLGWAHVAPQTGSGPLTVSSIGGMPVNSPIEGSGAGARSSDLPAFTFEHFFTDQIGVAFLGGWPGRMQLEGRGVMNGYGVLGDTRTWAPELVLRYHFGQADGRFRPFVGVGVNYTWFTNTRVTNGAFVEQSFGPGGTATASASSSWAPVVQAGLDYQINRRWSVGVLLAYIPTDTNVTLTGRTANRQEIVSHAKVRLRPLVTYLGLAYKF, from the coding sequence ATGTGGAATTTGAAAGGCGCTGGAACTGCAAGCGTGGCTGGGCTGATGTTGTTTGCCGGGTCGATTGACGGAGCCTACGCGCAAGCAGCGGGCAGCAACGTTCTCAGCCTTGGTTGGGCGCATGTTGCGCCTCAAACGGGCAGCGGCCCGCTTACTGTAAGCAGCATCGGCGGGATGCCCGTTAACTCCCCGATAGAGGGTTCAGGCGCCGGCGCCAGAAGCTCTGATTTACCGGCATTCACCTTCGAACACTTTTTCACCGATCAAATCGGCGTTGCGTTTCTCGGCGGCTGGCCGGGCCGTATGCAGCTCGAAGGTCGCGGCGTGATGAACGGATACGGCGTGCTGGGCGATACTCGAACATGGGCGCCGGAACTGGTCTTGCGCTATCACTTCGGCCAGGCAGACGGTCGGTTTCGACCTTTCGTTGGCGTTGGTGTCAACTACACGTGGTTCACCAACACACGGGTCACAAACGGGGCATTTGTCGAGCAAAGCTTCGGCCCCGGTGGAACCGCCACCGCCTCGGCATCCAGCTCATGGGCACCCGTAGTCCAGGCTGGACTCGACTATCAGATAAATCGCCGATGGTCCGTCGGTGTATTGCTCGCGTATATCCCGACCGATACGAACGTCACGTTAACCGGCAGAACCGCAAACAGGCAGGAGATCGTTAGTCATGCGAAGGTACGCCTGCGGCCGCTCGTCACTTACCTTGGTCTCGCGTACAAATTCTAG
- a CDS encoding amine dehydrogenase large subunit, giving the protein MRTRRRTAVLAATLAFAAAWAGGANATEKPEELVVQKMPPWHPHEVYIVDISMPSMTDGRIYVYDADAKKLLGQIDGGFGPGFAISPDHRTSFVATTYFSRGSHGTRTDVVEMTDNTTLDHAGEIVIPAKHAQHVPSPYNTAFSADGTRLYVANITPAASVTVIDAVSKKVLSEIDTAACVLAYPSGNDRFTALCESGKALTVTLDANGKEAKRTMSDAFIDVDKDPAFVNASRYQGGYLFTTYGGNVRSADFSGDKPAFGKPWPLLTDAERAEGWRPGGMQQTAVQATQNRYYVLMHKGGDGSHKDPGTQVWVFDLKSKQRVVHWDLAQQKVDPLVSIQVSEDDKPLFYGLTATSDLVVMDARTGKLQNVEKQIGNTSSLLVNP; this is encoded by the coding sequence ATGAGGACAAGGCGACGAACCGCGGTGCTCGCGGCGACGCTGGCGTTCGCGGCGGCGTGGGCCGGCGGCGCGAATGCGACGGAAAAGCCGGAGGAACTGGTCGTGCAGAAGATGCCGCCGTGGCATCCGCACGAGGTCTACATCGTCGACATCTCGATGCCGTCGATGACCGACGGACGCATCTACGTGTACGACGCCGACGCGAAGAAGCTGCTCGGCCAGATCGACGGCGGCTTCGGCCCGGGCTTCGCTATTTCGCCCGACCACAGGACGAGCTTCGTCGCGACGACCTACTTCTCGCGCGGCTCGCACGGCACGCGTACGGACGTGGTCGAGATGACCGACAACACGACGCTCGATCATGCGGGCGAGATCGTGATTCCGGCAAAACATGCGCAGCACGTGCCGTCGCCGTACAACACCGCGTTCAGCGCGGACGGCACGCGGCTGTACGTCGCGAACATCACGCCGGCCGCGTCGGTGACGGTGATCGACGCCGTGTCGAAGAAGGTGCTGTCGGAGATCGATACGGCGGCCTGCGTGCTCGCGTATCCGTCGGGCAACGACCGCTTCACCGCGTTGTGCGAAAGCGGCAAGGCGCTGACCGTCACGCTCGATGCGAACGGCAAGGAAGCGAAGCGCACGATGTCGGACGCGTTCATCGACGTCGACAAGGATCCGGCGTTCGTGAATGCGTCGCGCTACCAGGGCGGGTACCTGTTCACGACCTACGGCGGCAATGTGCGCAGCGCGGATTTCAGCGGCGACAAGCCCGCATTCGGCAAGCCGTGGCCGCTGTTGACGGATGCCGAGCGCGCCGAAGGCTGGCGCCCGGGCGGCATGCAGCAAACGGCCGTGCAGGCTACGCAGAACCGCTACTACGTGCTGATGCACAAGGGCGGCGACGGCTCGCACAAGGATCCCGGCACGCAGGTGTGGGTATTCGACCTGAAGTCGAAGCAGCGTGTCGTGCACTGGGATCTCGCGCAGCAGAAGGTCGATCCGCTCGTGTCGATCCAGGTCAGCGAGGACGACAAACCGCTGTTCTACGGGCTGACGGCGACGTCCGACCTCGTCGTGATGGATGCACGCACCGGCAAGCTGCAGAACGTCGAGAAGCAGATCGGCAACACGTCGTCGCTGCTCGTCAACCCGTGA